Genomic segment of Bacteroides intestinalis DSM 17393:
CAGAATTGTAATTGAACTGCTTACTCCGCAATCCATTAGGAAGATTATACAGCGCCTCAACACTCATCGTTTCAGGATTGAAGTTCGCCAACCCGTTACTGGTACTCAACCAGAAATGCTGATGATCATCTTCCAGAATCTTGTAGACCACATTGCTGGGAAGTCCTTGTTTCGTAGTGATACGCGTAAAAGTATCATCCGTCTCATTGTAACGGCAGAATCCACCGTCCTCGGATGCAAACCACAGGCGCTTTTTACTATCTTCAAAAGCACAGGTAATCCGGTCGTAACAGAGACTGTTAGGGTTCTTCACATCATGACGGAATCTCTTTATTTCCTTGGTATCCGGATTATATCTAGCTACTCCAAGGTTATAAGTTGTGAACCAGATATTTCCGTTCTTATCTTCCAGGATATCGCTGATGAACATGCCATTCATAGGCATGAATACCTTGAAACCATCTATTTCGGGCACATACGTATAAAGTTCCGTAGTCGAACTCACCCAAGTAGTATTCCGGCTATCTGTATAAATGGCAAATATATCATTATTGAGGATCGAATTTGGATGTCCGTCCTTCTCGTAATGTCTGCAATGATTTGTTTTTAAATCCAGTACATCTACTCCTTTAGTAAAGGTTCCGATCCACAACTTATCACCTACCAGATTCAGACATTGAATATTCGTAAAAGAAATATTCACCGGTTTAGTCTTATCGGATATATGTGTAAATAGCCCGGTATGGGTATCGTAGTAGTTCAACCCGTTATCTTCCGTAGCAATCCACAAATAGCCTTTCCGGTCACTCACAAATTCTCTGACTCTGTAACCGCTAATAGAGTTTTTATAGGCAATGGGATAGAAGTTCTCAAAATAAGAATATTGCTTAGGAATATAGTCCACACCGCCGAAGTAACTTCCAACCCAAATCCCCCCTTCCCTATCTTTAAAGAGGGCATAAATGGCATTATCAGAAATAGACAAATCATTGTATGCTTCATAAGTGATATGCTGAACCGCCCCATCTTTCAAGACGTAAATGCCGCTTTCCGCACCTACCCAATACTCATCTTTCGAGATCTTTTCAATATGCCGCACATAAATATCAGAATTTCGCGATTCGTCAATCTGGAGTTTCTTAGATTCTCCGGTTTCTTTATTGATAAGAAACAATCCCTTGTCCAGAGTACCCAGAAGAATATACTGTTCCTTATAAGCACAGATAGCGGTAGGAGTATTATCATTCCGCGCTAAAAAGGTTGTTTTATCTCCATCGATATCATATTTGATAACCCCTATATCGGGAAAGGCAAGATAAGCGGTTCCATCTTCATCCAGAAATAACGCCCGGGGGGCATAAGCTGTGTAGGGTGCAAACCTATCATGCATATTATAAAGTTTATCCTCCGATGGCTGGTAAATGAATAGTCCGTCACCGGAAAGTATCCATACCCTATCCGACTTATCAATATAAATCTTATTGATAAATCCGTCTACCCTTTCCTGCTTATCTGTTTGCTTATTGAAATTCGAGAAAGTCTCCGTAAAAGGATCATAAAGAGAAATCCCTTTATCCGTGGCAATCCACAAGGTTTTGTCCTTATCTTCAGTGATGCAGTATATCATACTGTTCCGAAGTTCATTAATAGAGTCACCACGTTGGTAGACCTTAAAGTCATGTCCATCGAACCTGTTCAGACCGTTCTTAGTTCCCACCCAGATAAACCCTTTGCTGTCCTGAAACAAGCACATTACCGTATTATGTGACAAACCGGAATTATTATTATAATGTTTAATCTGTTGTGCCCAAAGGTTCCCCAAACAGAATATCCCCAAGAATAATATTAGTATAATCTTTCTCATAAGAATATGTTTTTCATATAGCTCGAACTACTGATGCAAATTTAGGAATTAAAATCAATTCCGGCATAAGAAGAGCATAGAATAAAGCCCAAAAGGCCCATTCTGGTCGAAAAACGCTAAAAATGGCAAAATAGTATCTTTTCAACACCTCCTGACCCTTCTCATTAATATATAGAATGAGTGAAAAGTGTCATTTTTTGGTGTTGTATTGCCAAGGCTTTGGGCTAATCTTCAGTATGTTTGCAGCAGGCAGAGTTAGATTTGTTAATCACTAAATTTATGTAGTTATGCAAAACTGTAAAACCAAAAGAGAAGTAATAAAAATGGTGCTGGATGGTCAAAAACCTCCTTATGTACCTTGGTCTTTCAAATTCACGCAGGAGCCCAAAGAACAACTGCAAAAGTACTACGGTGTAGAAGATCTGGACGTAGTATTAGGCAACCATGTTCTTCAGTTAGGTAGCGATATCGGTTTCTTCGAATACCTGGGCAATGACCTGTATCAAGATGTATTTAAAGTAGTATGGGATCGCAGCATCGACAAAGACATCGGTGACGTAAAAAGTATCGTGTTGCCGGAACCCACCTTGGAGAGATATACATTCCCCGACCCACTGGATCCCCGCTTCTTTGCAAACATCGAATCGGAAATAACAGCCAAACCGGATATGTTCCCTTACAGGACAGAATCACAGTATCCGTAGATTGGAACAAGGTACCTCAAGGTGACGATGTTGTAGGTGTCATCGAGTTGACTTTCGGTAATCAGACAAAGGAAGTATTCGTTCCTGTCTTCAATCCGGCAAACCCCACAGTTGAGGAATTGAGAGGAATGTATGTAGAAGACAACGGATGTGTTTCCATCAATGCCGGTAAATTCCACCGAAAAGTGGAAAATAGCGGTATAAAAATCAGAACTATCAAGGGATTGGGATACGAGAACGATTGTGTTCTATTGGGAGAAGCTACCCAGAATGTGCCCAATATGTGGTTCACTAACAAAAGCCCTAAAGCCGAATATGACTTCTATACATTCAATGGTGGTAATGCAACCGTACATGTTTATGCCCTACCCTTGTTCCCTATCAACTCCAAACATGATACCCGTTACGGTATCATGATCGATGACGGCATGGTACAATGGATGACTACTTCGGCTAAAGAATACTCCAGCCAATGGAGACTGAATGTGTTCCGTAACAGTACCATCAGCACTATCAATGTAAATGTCGACAAGCCCGGCAAACACACCTTGAAACTAATCTGTGCCGACCCGGGTATGATTATCCAGAAAGTAGTTATCGACTTCGGTGGAATGAAGCGCTCTTACTTAGGTCCTAACGTAACATACATAAAATAATAATAATTATGGAATTAAAGAAAATCTTGATTGCAGCCGTATTGGCTGCCGGCATGGCATTTCAGACAAATGCCGCAGATATTCCGCGCAAGGAATATCCCCGCCCTCAGTTTGAACGGACAGCATGGGTGAATTTGAACGGTGAATGGGATTACACATTCGATTTCTCCAATTCGGGTATGGAGCAGGAGTATTACAAAGCTACTTCCTTCTCAGGAAAGATAACAGTACCTTTCTGTCCGGAAAGCAGTTTATCCGGTGTAGGGCATAAGGACTTTATCAATCATATCTGGTATCATCGGGAGATAAGTATTCCGCAGGATTGGAGCGGCAAGAATGTATTGCTGAATTTCGGAGCTGTCTACTACAATTCTGAGATTTACATTGACGGAGCTTTGGCAGGACGTCACTTCGGCGGTAGTTCTTCTTTCAGCATCGATATCACCAAGTTAGTGACTCCGGGTAAGGTACACCACCTAGTAGTACGCGCATCCAGTGATTTGCGTTCGGGCATGCAGAGTGCCGGTAAGCAGAGCCTGCAATTTGGTTCTTACGGCTGTAACTATACCCGTACTACAGGTATCTGGCAGACTGTATGGATGGAAGCGATCAATCCTTCCGGCTTAAAATCCGTACAAGCCGTTGCAGACGTCGATCAGGAGCAATTGGTCGTATGGCCTACATTCTACAGTGACAGTAACAACAAGCTGAAGATTACGCTGAAAGATGGTAATAAAGTCGTTGCTGCTGCCACAGTGAAAGGTACCAACAGTTCTGTGGCCGTACTTCCGGTAAAGAAAGCCAAACTCTGGTCACCGGAATCACCTTTCCTATACGACATTACTTATCAGATGATTGATCCGGCAGGAAAGGTTATCGATGAAGTATCATCTTACATAGGTATGCGCAAAGTGCATATTGAAGGAAATAAGATTTATCTGAATAACAAGCCTTACTATCAACGCCTGGTACTGGATCAGGGTTTCTATCCCGATGGCATCTGGACAGCTCCTACCGATGAAGCATTGAAACGCGACATCGAGTTATCGATGGCTGCCGGCTTCAACGGAGCACGCCTGCATCAGAAGGCATTCGAAGAACGCTTCTATTATTGGGCAGATAAACTGGGTTATATTACTTGGGGAGAGGCTCCAAGCTGGGGTATGGATGCCAATAACATAGAGGTGGCACGCAATTTCCAGGTTGAATGGTCGGAACTGGTACTTCGTGACCGGAACCATCCTTCTCTATTGATCTGGACACCGATGAACGAAGAATGGTGGCCTGATTTGGTTCAGTACCCACGTTTTACGACCGATTTATACAATCTGACGAAGTCACTCGACCCTACCCGCCCGGTGAACGATGCCAGCGGTGGTTGCCACATCAAAACAGATATATGGACTGTACACAACTACGAACAGGATCCTGCCAAGCTGAAAGATATCATCTACAAAGATGGTAAATTCTTCCAGGCTCCCAACTATAAGATTGGAGTACCTGCAGCCAATATTGGCTTCAACGGTTTACGCCAGAATGCAGTATATGACTTCCCGGTATATGATGGCAAAATGCCATATCTGATTGATGAAGT
This window contains:
- a CDS encoding glycoside hydrolase family 2 is translated as MELKKILIAAVLAAGMAFQTNAADIPRKEYPRPQFERTAWVNLNGEWDYTFDFSNSGMEQEYYKATSFSGKITVPFCPESSLSGVGHKDFINHIWYHREISIPQDWSGKNVLLNFGAVYYNSEIYIDGALAGRHFGGSSSFSIDITKLVTPGKVHHLVVRASSDLRSGMQSAGKQSLQFGSYGCNYTRTTGIWQTVWMEAINPSGLKSVQAVADVDQEQLVVWPTFYSDSNNKLKITLKDGNKVVAAATVKGTNSSVAVLPVKKAKLWSPESPFLYDITYQMIDPAGKVIDEVSSYIGMRKVHIEGNKIYLNNKPYYQRLVLDQGFYPDGIWTAPTDEALKRDIELSMAAGFNGARLHQKAFEERFYYWADKLGYITWGEAPSWGMDANNIEVARNFQVEWSELVLRDRNHPSLLIWTPMNEEWWPDLVQYPRFTTDLYNLTKSLDPTRPVNDASGGCHIKTDIWTVHNYEQDPAKLKDIIYKDGKFFQAPNYKIGVPAANIGFNGLRQNAVYDFPVYDGKMPYLIDEVGGIKWVKDQDKTNSSTQSWGYGTPPKTEKEFLERLEGQMNGILELKDQVWGYCYTQLTDVEQEQNGIYYYDRTPKFDTKLIHSIFSKNPEDLEGTYTNPLCNYGPDPWAIWHDGSYYYMHTMVDSLVLWKTQDVTDIRNAEKKTIWIPTDPSNKHNLWAPEIHNIDGKWYIYYAADDGNSDNHQMYVLENTNKDPFKGEFVMKGRISTDKDNNWAIDGSVFENKGKLYMVWSGWQTRRVDTETQCIYIAEMKNPWTLGSERVLISKPELEWERHYINETGWNPPHKVFVNEGPQPLKSPKGKYIHVAYSASGVWTPYYALGMLTADTNADLLDPASWKKAPQPLFRQSPENGVYGTGHNSFFKSPDGKEWYILYHARDTQVDPPGMGDTRSPRAQKIEWKADDYPVLGTPYPKTMRLKKPSGTKVK